One Algoriphagus sp. Y33 genomic window, GAAGAGTACAAGTTCACCGCAATCACCAAGAAAATCGAGCAAAGTATCCAGAACTTTGCCCCAGCAGGAGATTTTACAGTGACTGCTGAGCAGGTAAAGGCCAATTTATTTGAAGGTTATGCAGGTGAAGTGTTGGTATTTGCCAACGGGCATTTTCAGCCCGCACTTTCATCTGTCATAGATGGAGTGGAAGTAACTCCCCTTTCAGAAAAGGCTGATACCCCACTTGGGAGCATAGCAAAGCCCGAAAAAGACCCTTTCTGTGCTTTGAACCAAAGTTCTTTTGGAAGCGGAATTTTCATTTCCATACCTAAAAAGGCTCAAATTCAAAAGCCTATTCTTCTGTTGAATTTCTTTAAAGCCAACACCGGCCAAGTGATTCAACCAAGAATTTGGATTGAGACGGGAGACTTTGCAGAAGTGACCTTTATCAATCACAGCGTAAACCTTAGTGACACACCTTATTTCGTGAATAAAGTAGTAGAAGTAAAAGGTGGCTTGAATACTCAGATTCGCTATTACAAGCTGCAGAATGAAGGCAAAAATGCCATCGAAGCCAGTACTGTAGAAACTGACATTCAGAAAGACGGAAGATTTACTTCTGTGACTATTTCTTTGTCTGGCGAAATGGTAAGAAACAACTTGAGTCTAAACATCCTTGGAAGCAATTCTGAAGGAAATATGTATGGTCTGTACCTGCTCAACGGCAAGTCGCACGTGGATAATCATACCAACGTGGATCATACCGTGCCTCACGCTGAGTCCAATGAACTTTATAAAGGGATTCTTGCCGATAGTTCAAGGGGAGTTTTCAACGGAAAAATCTTTGTAAGACAAGACGCACAGAAAACCAACGCCTTCCAGCAAAACAATAATATCCTTCTCTCAGAAAATGCAGTGGTGAATACTAAACCGCAGCTCGAAATCTGGGCCGATGATGTGAAATGCTCTCACGGCTGTACTACTGGTCAGCTGGATGAGGAAGCATTATTTTACCTTCAGGCAAGAGGCATTGCAAAAGATCAGGCAAAGGGACTGCTGCTTTATGCTTTTGCCGGTGAAGTGCTGGAACACATTACTGATGAAAGCTTCCGTGAATACTGCACTGAATTGGTGCAAGGGCGCTTGGGGAGCAAATTCTAATAAACACTATGGGAATTGATATCGAAAAAATCAGAAGCTTATTTCCGGTACTTCATCAGGAAGTACATGGTAAGCCATTGATTTATTTTGACAATGCCGCTACTACACAGAAGCCACAAGTCGTGCTTGATGCGCTGACGAATTACTATCAAAAAGATAATTCGAATATTCACAGAGGTGCCCATGCACTGGCAGATCGGGCTACCCGCTATTTCGAAGACACCCGTTCAGCCATTCAGCATTTTATCAATGCATCTGAGCCTGCTGAAGTGATATTCACCAAAGGAACTACAGAGGGAATCAATCTGGTGGCTTCCACTTTTGGGAGGAAATTTGTAGAAAAAGGTGATGAGATCATTATATCTACGCTGGAGCACCACTCCAATATTGTGCCTTGGCAAATGCTCTGTGAGGAAAAAGGTGCAATTCTAAAAATAATTCCGATTAATGATGCCGGAGAAATACTTTTCGGGCAATTTGAGCAATTGCTATCCCCGAGAACAAAGCTGGTCAGCATTGTCCATGCTTCCAATGCCCTTGGCACCATCAATCCCGTAAAGCAAGTAATTGAGGCAGCACATGCTGTTGGGGCAAAAGTACTGCTGGACGGTGCTCAAAGTTCAAGTCACTTGAAGATTGATGTGCAGGAATTGGATTGTGATTTCTTCGCCTTCTCAGCACACAAGCTTTATGGTCCCACAGGCCTTGGGGTATTGTATGGAAAAAGAGAAGTCTTCGAATCTATGCCTCCTTATCAGGGAGGTGGGGAAATGATCAAGGAAGTCACGTTTGAAAAGACAACCTATAACGACATCCCCTTCAAATTCGAAGCAGGAACACCCAATATTGCTGATGTAATCGCATTCAAAACTGCCGTGGAGTTTATCAACGAACTCGGGAAAGAGGCAATCAAAGCACATGAGGACGAATTGCTTGCCTATGCCAATGAGCAGCTGATGCAAATCAAAGGTTTCATTCCGGTCGGTACGGCAAAGGAAAAAGTCAGTGTGATTTCGTTCAACATCAACGGGATGCATCCCTACGATGTGGGAATGATGCTCGATGCCAATGGCATCGCTGTAAGAACGGGTCATCACTGCACTCAGCCCCTGATGAAAAGATTCGGCTTAGAGGGAACTGTAAGGGCTTCATTTTCGGTTTATAACACGAAATCGGAAATAGACAAATTGGTCGAAGGCGTAAGTCGAATCGCCAAAATAAAAAATAAATGAGCAGTATTCAGGAAGTTCAGAATGAGATAGTTTCGGAATTTGAAATCCTTGGGGATGATAAGGAATCTACGATTTATTATATCATGGAGTTGGGAGGAAGCCTAAAGGATTTTCCTGACAGTGAAAGAATTGAAGAAAACACCATCAAAGGCTGTCAATCCAAAGTGTGGCTGATCGCTGAGGAAAAGGATAACAGAGTTCATTTTCAGGCTGATTCCAACACCGACATTACCAAAGGACTGATCTCACTTTTGCTGAGGGTATTGAACTATAGAAGCCCGGAAGAGATTATAAATGCAAAGCTTGATTTCGTAGAGAGAATCGGAATGGGCTCCATTATCGGCAGCCAGCGTTCAAATGGTTTTGCATCGATGATCAAACAAATCAAACTATACGCTTTGGCTATTCAAACCAAGCAAAATGCCTGATAGATATGTCAACAGAAAGTAAAACAGAAGCTACATTAGGACAAGTAGAAAACCTCAAGGAAAAGGTGATTCAAGCCATTAAACTGGTATATGATCCTGAGATTCCGGTAGATGTCTACGATCTTGGCTTGATCTATGAGATCACTGTCTATCCTGTAAACAACGTATATGTGTTAATGACGCTGACTTCACCAAATTGTCCGTCGGCAGAATTCATTCCCTCAGAGATTAAGGATAAAATCCAGCAGATCCAGGGGATAAATAATGTGGAAATCGAATTGACATTTGACCCGCCTTATTCTCAGGATATGATGTCTGAAGCAGCAAAACTTGAATTGGGCTTTCTCTAATTAAGAACTTTAAAAACGAGTAATACTATGTATCCAGAAGAATTGATCGCTCCGATGAGAGCGGAACTTTCAAGTGTAGGATTTGAAGAGTTCAGAACTGCTGAGCAAGTTGCAACCCATCTTGGCCCAGACCATAAAGGCACTACCCTAGTTGTAGTAAATTCAGTGTGCGGCTGTGCGGCAGGAGCTGCCCGTCCGGGAGTGACTTACGCAGTAGAAAATGCGAAAGTAAAACCAACTACTCTAGCTACTGTTTTTGCCGGCAATGATAAAGAAGCGGTGGATAAAATAAGAGAGCTCTGTCTTCCTTATCCTCCATCATCACCTGCTATGGCACTATTCAAGGACGGTGAGTTGGTCCATTTCATCGAGCGTCACCACATAGAAGGAAGAAATGCAAAAATGATCGGAGACCACTTGGTGGAAGTATTCGAGCATTTTTGCGCATAAAACCAGCCCTCCGGGGCTTTTTTTATTACAAAAACAATCAATCAAGTATTTACAAATGGTGACACACTGCTTAGTGGGAACGATGCCTGTACCTATTGGAATTATATAGAAAAAAAATCACTTTTCGCATGATTATTATTCCAATAGACACATTGAATCACCAATAAACGACCTGATTTTATTATCTTACGAGCCTAATTCGAGGTTTTTTAACATAAGCAATCCAAAAAAAACACATATGTCTGAATCAGCTAAGCTTTCTTTCAAAGGACAAGAATATGAATTTCCGGTAATCACCGGCACAGAGAATGAATCCGCGATCGATATCGCAAAACTTAGAGCTTCCTCGGGACTTATCACCCTTGACCCGGGATACAAAAACACAGGAGCAACGACGAGTGCAATTACATTTTTAGATGGAGAAGAAGGAATTCTTCGCTATAGAGGATACAGAATTGAAGATTTGGCTGAGAAATCAACCTTTCTTGAAGTTTCGTATTTATTGATTTATGGTGAGCTTCCAACACAAGCGCAATACGAAAATTTCTCCAAAGAAATTACCCATCACACCTTGGTGCATGAGGATATCAAAAAAATTCTTGAAGGATTCCCTTCCAACGCTCACCCGATGGGAGTACTTTCTTCATTGATTTGCTCACTGACTGCATTTTACCCCGATTCTCTGAATCCCGTGCGAAACAAAGAGGAAGTGGACATGAGCATTGTAAGATTGATTGCCAAGATGCCGACATTTGCAGCTTGGGCTTATAAAAATGAAATGGGTCATCCTGTCAATTATCCTGACAATGCACTAGACTACTGCTCAAACTTCCTGAAAATGATGTTCGCACTTCCTGCGGAGAAGTATGATGTAGATCCTGTAGTATCTGCGGCTTTGGACAAACT contains:
- the sufD gene encoding Fe-S cluster assembly protein SufD, whose amino-acid sequence is MSTLIKQDILVELLGNTGSDFEQVRAAGKEAFQAQGFPTNKSEEYKFTAITKKIEQSIQNFAPAGDFTVTAEQVKANLFEGYAGEVLVFANGHFQPALSSVIDGVEVTPLSEKADTPLGSIAKPEKDPFCALNQSSFGSGIFISIPKKAQIQKPILLLNFFKANTGQVIQPRIWIETGDFAEVTFINHSVNLSDTPYFVNKVVEVKGGLNTQIRYYKLQNEGKNAIEASTVETDIQKDGRFTSVTISLSGEMVRNNLSLNILGSNSEGNMYGLYLLNGKSHVDNHTNVDHTVPHAESNELYKGILADSSRGVFNGKIFVRQDAQKTNAFQQNNNILLSENAVVNTKPQLEIWADDVKCSHGCTTGQLDEEALFYLQARGIAKDQAKGLLLYAFAGEVLEHITDESFREYCTELVQGRLGSKF
- a CDS encoding cysteine desulfurase, encoding MGIDIEKIRSLFPVLHQEVHGKPLIYFDNAATTQKPQVVLDALTNYYQKDNSNIHRGAHALADRATRYFEDTRSAIQHFINASEPAEVIFTKGTTEGINLVASTFGRKFVEKGDEIIISTLEHHSNIVPWQMLCEEKGAILKIIPINDAGEILFGQFEQLLSPRTKLVSIVHASNALGTINPVKQVIEAAHAVGAKVLLDGAQSSSHLKIDVQELDCDFFAFSAHKLYGPTGLGVLYGKREVFESMPPYQGGGEMIKEVTFEKTTYNDIPFKFEAGTPNIADVIAFKTAVEFINELGKEAIKAHEDELLAYANEQLMQIKGFIPVGTAKEKVSVISFNINGMHPYDVGMMLDANGIAVRTGHHCTQPLMKRFGLEGTVRASFSVYNTKSEIDKLVEGVSRIAKIKNK
- a CDS encoding SufE family protein produces the protein MSSIQEVQNEIVSEFEILGDDKESTIYYIMELGGSLKDFPDSERIEENTIKGCQSKVWLIAEEKDNRVHFQADSNTDITKGLISLLLRVLNYRSPEEIINAKLDFVERIGMGSIIGSQRSNGFASMIKQIKLYALAIQTKQNA
- a CDS encoding DUF59 domain-containing protein is translated as MSTESKTEATLGQVENLKEKVIQAIKLVYDPEIPVDVYDLGLIYEITVYPVNNVYVLMTLTSPNCPSAEFIPSEIKDKIQQIQGINNVEIELTFDPPYSQDMMSEAAKLELGFL
- a CDS encoding BrxA/BrxB family bacilliredoxin; its protein translation is MYPEELIAPMRAELSSVGFEEFRTAEQVATHLGPDHKGTTLVVVNSVCGCAAGAARPGVTYAVENAKVKPTTLATVFAGNDKEAVDKIRELCLPYPPSSPAMALFKDGELVHFIERHHIEGRNAKMIGDHLVEVFEHFCA
- a CDS encoding citrate synthase, translating into MSESAKLSFKGQEYEFPVITGTENESAIDIAKLRASSGLITLDPGYKNTGATTSAITFLDGEEGILRYRGYRIEDLAEKSTFLEVSYLLIYGELPTQAQYENFSKEITHHTLVHEDIKKILEGFPSNAHPMGVLSSLICSLTAFYPDSLNPVRNKEEVDMSIVRLIAKMPTFAAWAYKNEMGHPVNYPDNALDYCSNFLKMMFALPAEKYDVDPVVSAALDKLLILHADHEQNCSTSTVRIVGSSQASIYASISAGINALWGPLHGGANQSVIEMLEAIKADGGDAKKYLDKAKDKNDPFRLMGFGHRVYKNFDPRAKIIKKAADDVLEKLGVNDPVLDIAKELEQAALNDQYFIDRQLYPNVDFYSGIIYRALGIPTDMFTVMFALGRLPGWIAQWKEMRENGEPIGRPRQVYTGENERDYVSINKR